GGTTGTATGAAGGCCGTGGCGATCAGCGAGATGGTCACCATGATCATGGGTTGGCCGATGGCACGGATCACCTGGATCTGGTTGAACTGTGGCCCGGCGAAATCCGGGTTGAGCACCCCCGAGCTGAAACTGGCCAGGCCGAACAGGCAAAAGCCCAGGGCACACAGCACTTTGGGCGGGATCACCTTCATCAGCAGCGGTACCAGCGGGATCAGAAACAGCTGCGGCACGCCCATCCACATGATCACCTCGCCGATCTGCAGGGCGTTGTAGCCCTGGATCTGTGCCAGGTACAACGGCAACAAGTAGATCGAGCCGTACAACCCGACCCCCATGCCCAGGCTGGCGATGCTCGACAGGCCGAAGTTTCGGTTACCGAGAATACGCAAGTTGATCAGCGGGTGAGGGCGGGAGAATTGCAGGATCACGAACAGGATCAGGCTGAGCAGGGCGGTGGTGCCCAGGCCCACGATCAGGCTCGATTCGAGCCAGTCCTTGCGATGGCCTTCCTCCAGGAAGACCTGAAGGCAGCCCAGGCCAACGCCCAGGCTGACGATGCCGGCGTAATCGGTGCTTTTGAGCAACTCCCAGTGGGCTTCTTTCTTTTCCAGCCCGTAGAGCAGGCCGGCGATCATGACTAACCCAGGCGGAACGTTGATGTAGAAGATGTACTCCCAGCCCCAGTTCTCGGTCAGCCAGCCACCCAGTGTCGGGCCGATGGAGGGCGCGAAGGTGGCCGTCATGGCGAACATGGCCATGCCCTTGGCGCGATGGTGTTCGGGCAGCTTGATCAAGGTCAGGGTAAAGGCCAGAGGAATCAGCGCGCCGCCGGTGAACCCCTGCAGGGCGCGGAACACGATCATGCTCTCCAGGTTCCAGGCCATCGAGCACAGCAGCGACGACAGCAGGAACCCCAGCGAAACCCATACCGCCAGGCGCCTGGTCGAAAGCAGCTGCACCAACCAGGCGGTCAGCGGGATCATGATGATCTCCGCCACCAGGTAGGAGGTGGAGATCCACGAGCCTTCCTCCAGGGTCGCCGACAGCGCGCCCTGGATGTCCTTGA
This genomic stretch from Pseudomonas entomophila L48 harbors:
- a CDS encoding MDR family MFS transporter, with amino-acid sequence MMSVMLGAFMAVLDIQITNSSLKDIQGALSATLEEGSWISTSYLVAEIIMIPLTAWLVQLLSTRRLAVWVSLGFLLSSLLCSMAWNLESMIVFRALQGFTGGALIPLAFTLTLIKLPEHHRAKGMAMFAMTATFAPSIGPTLGGWLTENWGWEYIFYINVPPGLVMIAGLLYGLEKKEAHWELLKSTDYAGIVSLGVGLGCLQVFLEEGHRKDWLESSLIVGLGTTALLSLILFVILQFSRPHPLINLRILGNRNFGLSSIASLGMGVGLYGSIYLLPLYLAQIQGYNALQIGEVIMWMGVPQLFLIPLVPLLMKVIPPKVLCALGFCLFGLASFSSGVLNPDFAGPQFNQIQVIRAIGQPMIMVTISLIATAFIQPQDAGSASSLFNILRNLGGAIGIALLATLLDARTKVYFDYLREALVPSNPQVAERLAQLGERLGSDTAALGKLSEITHQQALIMAYNDAFHFVGIGLAVSMLAVLLTRKLPQGLKAGEAH